From one Streptomyces mobaraensis genomic stretch:
- a CDS encoding polyamine ABC transporter substrate-binding protein has product MREKPVKHLSRRSLLRATVAGAGGAALAGCGVPAAYIAPGDRAAKDRSATDRRLSFANWPLYIDTDEKHPGRRPTLEAFEKRSGVSVKYTEEINDNDEFFGKISPALMNHQDTGRDLIVVSDWMCARYVRLGWVQEMDRAAQPNVARHLDPLLRKPSFDPGRKHSVPWQSGITGIAYHRKKLGREIRSTAELWKDDLRGRVTLLSGMDEAFTLLMLGDGVDVTRWTADDFHRMTDRLRRLVAQRHIRRFTGNDYIKELSSGDVLACQAYSGDIIQLQADNPDIAFVVPEEGAELWAESLMIPDLARHKASAEQLIDHYYRPEVAAELAAAVNYVCPVPAARDVLASSKDKELAELAENPLIFPTDDMRKRLATARDITARERPGFAKEWNEIVGL; this is encoded by the coding sequence ATGCGAGAGAAGCCCGTGAAGCACCTGTCCCGCCGCTCCCTGCTGCGCGCGACGGTCGCCGGCGCGGGTGGAGCCGCGCTCGCCGGCTGCGGAGTGCCGGCCGCCTACATCGCCCCCGGCGACCGCGCCGCGAAGGATCGTTCCGCCACCGACCGGCGGCTGTCGTTCGCCAACTGGCCGCTGTACATCGACACCGACGAGAAGCATCCCGGCCGGCGGCCCACGCTGGAGGCGTTCGAGAAGCGCAGCGGCGTCTCGGTGAAGTACACCGAGGAGATCAACGACAACGACGAGTTCTTCGGGAAGATCAGCCCCGCCCTGATGAATCATCAGGACACCGGCCGCGATCTGATCGTCGTCAGCGACTGGATGTGCGCCCGCTACGTCCGCCTCGGCTGGGTGCAGGAGATGGACCGGGCCGCGCAGCCGAACGTCGCCCGGCACCTCGACCCGCTGCTGCGCAAGCCGTCGTTCGACCCCGGCCGCAAGCACTCCGTGCCCTGGCAGTCCGGGATCACGGGCATCGCCTACCACCGCAAGAAGCTGGGCCGCGAGATCCGCAGCACGGCCGAGCTGTGGAAGGACGACCTGCGCGGCCGGGTCACCCTGCTGTCCGGGATGGACGAGGCGTTCACCCTGCTGATGCTGGGTGACGGCGTCGACGTCACCCGGTGGACCGCCGACGACTTCCACCGGATGACGGACCGGCTGCGCCGCCTGGTCGCCCAGCGGCACATCCGCCGGTTCACCGGCAACGACTACATCAAGGAGCTGTCGTCGGGCGACGTGCTGGCCTGCCAGGCGTACTCCGGCGACATCATCCAGCTCCAGGCCGACAACCCCGATATCGCCTTCGTGGTGCCGGAGGAGGGCGCGGAGCTGTGGGCGGAGAGCCTGATGATCCCGGACCTCGCCCGGCACAAGGCGAGCGCCGAGCAGCTGATCGACCACTACTACCGGCCCGAGGTGGCGGCGGAGCTGGCCGCGGCGGTCAACTACGTCTGCCCGGTGCCCGCCGCGCGGGACGTGCTCGCCTCGTCGAAGGACAAGGAGCTCGCCGAGCTGGCGGAGAACCCGCTGATCTTTCCGACGGACGACATGCGGAAGCGGCTGGCGACGGCGCGCGACATCACGGCGAGGGAGCGGCCGGGGTTCGCGAA
- a CDS encoding Uma2 family endonuclease yields MTDTDGLGTEGTALAEEPEDTFLDEMFGALERLPAPEGHHIEIVEGTVCVTPKSPDHWRIIRTVLWQLVDRFGKEAHIDSDVRMDFPGYRNGFCPDLVKVTDGARPDARDQYAPKDVELVVEVISEGTRSNDYGPKKRTYAAAGVPVLLIIDPYTGRCHAHTSPQGGTYRSELIVEFGEPVDLTRTPLGLTIHTHKFPRD; encoded by the coding sequence GTGACCGACACGGACGGGCTCGGCACGGAGGGGACAGCCCTGGCAGAAGAGCCGGAGGACACGTTCCTGGACGAGATGTTCGGGGCTCTGGAGCGCCTGCCGGCCCCTGAGGGGCATCACATCGAGATCGTCGAGGGGACGGTTTGCGTCACGCCGAAGTCCCCTGACCACTGGCGCATCATCCGTACCGTTTTGTGGCAGCTTGTCGACCGCTTCGGGAAGGAAGCCCACATCGATTCGGATGTGCGGATGGATTTTCCCGGGTACCGGAACGGGTTCTGCCCGGATCTGGTCAAGGTGACGGACGGGGCACGGCCCGACGCGAGGGATCAGTACGCTCCGAAGGACGTGGAACTCGTCGTCGAGGTCATCTCGGAGGGCACCAGGAGCAACGACTACGGCCCCAAGAAACGGACCTACGCCGCGGCCGGTGTGCCCGTCCTTCTGATCATCGACCCCTATACCGGCCGGTGTCATGCCCACACCTCTCCCCAAGGCGGCACCTACCGTTCGGAACTGATCGTCGAGTTCGGCGAGCCCGTCGACCTGACCCGCACCCCGCTCGGCCTGACGATCCACACCCACAAGTTCCCCCGCGACTGA